The Bacillus sp. (in: firmicutes) DNA segment AAATTATTCGGATTATCTTTTTAAATATAGATTATGTAGGTGGAGCTGCGGGAATGCAGGTTTCCCATATGACTACTTGGACTTATGCTTTTATATGTTTATTGATTACTTTAATTGTGATTATGAACTTTACGAATTCGCGTCATGGAAGAGCTTGTATTTCTGTTCGAGAAAATGAAATAGCTGCTGATGCTATGGGTATCAGTACAACTTATTATAAGGTTATTGCTTTTACACTGGGGTCATTTTTCGCTGGAGTTGCTGGCGGATTGTATTCCCATAATTTCTATATTATTCAACCTAACCCGGTTAGTTTTGGTTTCTTTAAATCGTTTGATATATTAGTTTTCGTCGTATTAGGCGGACTTGGAAGTTTATCTGGTTCTGTCATAGCAGCAGTTTTATTAACAATTGTTTCAACGTTCTTACAAGGATATCCTGAAACGAGGATGATTATTTATAGTCTTGTCCTTGTTATTGTTATGATATACAGACCACAAGGATTAATGGGTACACGTGAAATTACAGATTTGTTCGGTAGTAAGTGGAAGAGTGCGAAAGGAGGCAACGGATATGGCAAATAATCCATTGCTTCAAGTTCAAGGAGCAGGCATTCAATTTGGCGGACTGAAGGCTGTTTCTGGAGTTAATATCGAAATCAACCAAGGAGAACTTGTTGGACTGATTGGGCCAAATGGCGCAGGGAAAACAACTTGCTTTAATTTGCTTACAGGAGTGTACGTACCAACGGAAGGCAATATTATTTTCAATGGTGAACGTGTGAATGGACAGCCGCCATACAAAGTAACGCGGAAAGGAATTGCCCGCACCTTTCAAAACATTCGTCTGTTCAACGAATTATCCGTGTTAGATAATGTGAAAGTTGCCTATCATTCGTTAGCTAAGCATTCTATTCTTAGTTCCGTTTTGCGGTTGCCATCCTATTTTTCTGGAGAAAAAGAGATGGAAGAGAAATCGATTGAGTTTCTAAAAATCTTTCAGTTGGATAGATTAAAAGATGAAAAAGCAAAAAATTTACCATACGGCCAGCAAAGGCGCTTGGAAATTGCGAGAGCCTTAGCTGCTGGTCCGAAGTTATTGCTTCTAGATGAGCCGGCAGCAGGTATGAATCCACAAGAGACGCATGAATTGATGAAGTTAATTGCGTTTATCCGCAATCAGTTTGATTTAACAATTTTGTTAATTGAGCATGATATGAAATTAGTAATGGGTATATGTGAAAGGATTTATGTATTAGATCACGGTCAGCTTATTGCTGAAGGAACCCCAGATGAAATCCGCAACAATCCTAAAGTAATTGAGGCTTATTTAGGAGAGGAAGTTGGTGATGATGATGCTTAAAGTTGACCATATTGATGTATATTACGGAAATATTCAAGCCTTGAAGGAAGTTTCATTAGAAGTAAAGGAAGGTGAAATTGTCACTTTAATCGGGGCAAATGGAGCGGGAAAAAGCACTCTCTTGAAAACATTATCAGGTTTATTGAAGCCAAAGAAAGGTGACATCCAATATTTAGGTGCATCTATTGCCGGAAAGCCAGCTCAGGCAATCGTAAAAGCAGGAATTTCTCATGTCCCTGAAGGGCGTAGAGTTTTTGCCAACATGACAGTGGAAGAAAACCTTGAATTAGGTGCCTATTTACGAAAGGATAAAAAGGAAATTCGTGAGGATTTAAATAAAGTTTATGAAATCTTCCCACGCCTTTTAGAACGGCGCAAACAATTATCGGGAACACTTTCAGGCGGCGAGCAGCAAATGCTTGCAATGGGGAGAGCAATTATGGCTAGACCGAAGCTCCTTTTACTTGATGAGCCATCAATGGGGCTCGCACCATTAATGGTGCAAACAATTTTCAACATTATTGAAGAAATAAATAAGGCTGGCACGACGATTTTATTAGTTGAACAAAATGCGAACATGGCTTTATCGATTGCCAATCGCGCCTATGTTATTGAAACGGGACGTGTTGTTGTTTCAGGAACAGCGGCAGAGCTACAAGCAAGTGAACAAATTAAACAAGCCTATCTTGGTGGGCTGTAATAAAGGGGGAGCAGAGAGTAAAATCTTTTGCTTCCTTTTTTTAAAATGTCATCAATTATAAAAAAGTTTCCTAAATTATTTAAATGATTTTGTTGTACAATGTTGTTATATTCTATCTTAAACGGCCTCTGGGAAGAAGGTGCATGATGAAGTCAGCATTTCAAAATATTTTAGCTTTTAAGAAGGGCAATGGCACAATTATTGTTTTTTCGGTCTTGCTTTTATTTATTGCCTTATTTTTTCGGGAATCATTGTACGGAATTTTTGGGGAACAGAACTATTTAACAATCCATTTAATTATGGAGTTTTTTATTATAACTATCGCTTTTACAATTGCAATACAATCATGGATGGTTTTTCCCCATATTCTTTCAAGCTATCGGTTATGGATAGGGGCCTTATTTTTTTCAGTTGGCATAATAGAAGTAGCGCATGCCATTACATATAAAGGAATGCCCTTTTTTATATCGGAAAGCTCTGCTTATAAAGCAACGTGGTTTTTTATGGCAGCTAGGTTAACGGAAGTGATTGTGATGTTAGCAATCGTAACCTCGAAAGACCGCCTAGTTAGTTCACGCCAAAGATATGTAGCTTATAGTATAGCCTTTCTGTATTCTGCAGTTTGGCTTGTAGCTGTTTATTATCCAAAACCGCTTCTGCCAGATCTTGTAATGGAAGGAATCGGGACAACTACCTTAAAAAATAACCTCCAATTTGTTGGAATTGGTATCGAACTTATTATTATTTATGTTGTAGCTAGTCGCTTTCAATCGAAACAAGTGTTTAACTATATGCTTATTACAGCATCGGTCTATTTAATCATTGCTGATTATTATTTTACGACTTA contains these protein-coding regions:
- a CDS encoding branched-chain amino acid ABC transporter permease, whose protein sequence is MKKSKGFWLFLVLSIIIYTAVQFAINSGIINTFYMNTLIVIAINVILAVSLHLVIGVTGQFSIGHAGFLAVGAYISAIITMKMHLPFPVALVVGGVVAAAAGLLVGIPSLRLRGDYLAIATLGFAEIIRIIFLNIDYVGGAAGMQVSHMTTWTYAFICLLITLIVIMNFTNSRHGRACISVRENEIAADAMGISTTYYKVIAFTLGSFFAGVAGGLYSHNFYIIQPNPVSFGFFKSFDILVFVVLGGLGSLSGSVIAAVLLTIVSTFLQGYPETRMIIYSLVLVIVMIYRPQGLMGTREITDLFGSKWKSAKGGNGYGK
- a CDS encoding ABC transporter ATP-binding protein codes for the protein MANNPLLQVQGAGIQFGGLKAVSGVNIEINQGELVGLIGPNGAGKTTCFNLLTGVYVPTEGNIIFNGERVNGQPPYKVTRKGIARTFQNIRLFNELSVLDNVKVAYHSLAKHSILSSVLRLPSYFSGEKEMEEKSIEFLKIFQLDRLKDEKAKNLPYGQQRRLEIARALAAGPKLLLLDEPAAGMNPQETHELMKLIAFIRNQFDLTILLIEHDMKLVMGICERIYVLDHGQLIAEGTPDEIRNNPKVIEAYLGEEVGDDDA
- a CDS encoding ABC transporter ATP-binding protein, with translation MLKVDHIDVYYGNIQALKEVSLEVKEGEIVTLIGANGAGKSTLLKTLSGLLKPKKGDIQYLGASIAGKPAQAIVKAGISHVPEGRRVFANMTVEENLELGAYLRKDKKEIREDLNKVYEIFPRLLERRKQLSGTLSGGEQQMLAMGRAIMARPKLLLLDEPSMGLAPLMVQTIFNIIEEINKAGTTILLVEQNANMALSIANRAYVIETGRVVVSGTAAELQASEQIKQAYLGGL